Genomic segment of Canis lupus dingo isolate Sandy chromosome 9, ASM325472v2, whole genome shotgun sequence:
TGAGGATGAGGAACTGCTTGAGGTCAGACACCAGCTTCATCAGGGACTCACCGGCTCGGACCTGCGGCCATCAGAACCAGGGCAGACGTGGGTGGGGAGCCACAGCGGCCCtgcctccatttccttgtctgtaaagtgggACTACAGCGATGACGGGGTCATTGTAGGAAATAAGAACTGAAAGTGAGCCACGGGGGACAGGGTCCATGGCACCGCCCTGACGGCATGACACGCTCCCCAGTCCCTCCCCTCACACTGGCTGCTGCTCCACGAGGCGCTGACCTCCCATTCCAGGTTATGCAGGTACATGGCCTGCTTCTCAAAGCCTCAAACCCCAAGATAAAACTACTGTCCTGCTGAACTCCTGCCCCTGCACTTCCTGGGGGCAGTGTGCAAGCCAGGTGGGCAGGATATCTCCGGGGCTTCTCCTATGCATCTTCACCCGTGGGCATTAATCTATGGCAACATTTGGCTGACGTGCCTGTTCTGTGACCTCAGAACGGATTAAACCCCACATCGTGTTTTGTTCGGCAATGTGCTTTTGTTCTCACAATGAATCTCCAGGAGCCTTCTCGTCAGCGAGACAGGATCAACCTCTTTCCAACCAGTGCACAGCACTCTCCGTGATGGATGCAGCGACAGTCTGCCACCCCTTGCACAGCTGCCAGGCAGCCCCCCGCCTGGGAGGAGTCTCCTGAGAAGTAGTTTGCCCCCCACCCAGGAAGCCCCAGTGGGACCATGAGGCTTGCACAGCTGGGGCTGTGCCCCCCACCTAGTGACTCACGATGTTGGCAGCTCGAACATGCATCTCGTAATTATCCTGCTCGCCCTGAGTGGCTCTCGACACTTGTGTCTCGTCCTCGATCTGAAGGGCGAACAAAAAAGCCCAGAATTGGCAGGTGCCCCAGCTCGCGGGTCACTGGACGGCTGCAGCACACCCACACCCGCTGCCTCTCATCCCCTTCGCCTTCTCTGCCAGGCCCTGTTGGCCAGACCTTGGACAGCCTTCAGCCTCATGCCTTCTAGTTCTGTTCTTAGGAGCTAAGGGGCACCTTCACCAGGAAGATGGGTGTCCATGTACCCTGACTGCGGTGCCACAGCCAAGGAGGTCTAGGTCTCTTTTAGAGCCCTGTTCAGTATAAAACCAGGTCACTAACTCAGATGCTCGATAAATTACTGAACGTGTGAAGGCTCGTCGTATCTCTTTTAAGCAACCATCTATCGAGTGCCTCCAGGGTGCTGGGCACCACGGTCAGCGCTTGACTGTCATTACCTATCTCACGGGTTTGTCGCAGAAGCCTGGAGTGccatcccgggtttccagggTGCAAACCTGAGTTAGGGACAGCACAGAGGGTGCACTCAAGGCATTTCCGACAGTAAACGGAGGAATCAGAAGCACTGCCTGGCCTGTCTCGTCCAAAGTGCAGGCTATTCAGGCTCCATCCAGCCCGTCCATGGGGACAGGGCTTCCACAGGGGGCCTTGCCAGGccgggctgggggcagggcactTTAAAGTGAGGAGTTGgacttcctgggttcaaatcctggctctgctggctATTCGCAGAATGACCTCGGCAAATTACTaagtctgagcctcagtttccacttttAAACACGGAGACAAGAAGTGCCTGTCCCACAGAGCTCTTGTGAAGGTTAAACGCATAATATACGCCAGCCATAGCCCTCACGACAGAGCTCAATGAACACATGCTTAATGCAGGCTAGCTTTCCTCATCACGGTGCTACCCGGCCTTCTGAGGTCTACCGCGGCTCAAGATCCACCCGCACCTGGTGCAGCGCAGCCCCGCAGGTTTGCCCGACCCCACCCAGACACCTGGAGGGGCCTTCCCAGCTTTTCTCCCTGATGGCACTTGGGCAAAAGGCGCCTTGGCCCGCATCAGGCCGCACGTAACCACTTTACACAAAGTCACCCAGTCACCAGAAGGGCCTTAGGATGCAGGGAAACCAAGGCACGGAGTCCACTCCCCCCAGATCCATGCTGCTGGTAGGTGGTGCGGCCCATGGAAGCCTGGCCACCTCACCGCAGCGGGTAACCGACCGGCTGGTTCGGTCACCGGGTGACCCGttgccttggggtggggggaacaagGCCTGGCCGCGTCGCTCACTGCTGCTCCGCACCACCGGCTCGCAGCctcaccccatcccatccccGCCCCTGTCTCCTGTCTCGGAAGGGCAGGAGCCGGCCCACCCGCCCTACCTTGGCGGTCTTGATGATCTCGGTGAAGTTGTCCATGATGGACTTGACATCGTCCTTGAGCCGCTTGTTGTAGGACTGCAGCAGCGTCTCCTTGCTCTGCGGCAGGGCTCTCTGCTGGGCCATGGCCGGGCCTCGGGCGGCACCTGCGGGCCGGGGTCCGGCGTGAGCGGAGCCACCCCCGGCCGCCGCCCTCCGTGCCCCCGCCTCAGCAGAGCCTCGGCCTCGGGGAGCCCCGTCCCGGCCAGCACACGTGCGGCCCTGGGCACACGGACGGGCCGGCGCGCTGGGCCAGCGAGCGTCGGCCGGAGGCCCGCAgacgccccccgcgccgccccggggCCCGCTCGCTCCGCACAGGTgaccccgcgcccgcgcccccgacCCACCCAGCTCGCGGCCTGGGAGCCACCTGGCAGCGGGGCAGGGAGGGTCACACCGGGGAAGAGACGGCGACCCCGCCCCGACGCGCCGACGGCCCACCTACTCCGCGGAGCCCGGGGCGACCCGGCGGGACgcaggcgggaggcgggaggcgggaggcgggacgCAGGCGGCAGGCGGCAGGCGGACGAGCGCGCGCCCCTCCCCGGAAGTCCCGTCCCGGCTTCCCGCCCGCTCAGACCTGCCGCGGCTACCGCGCTAGGCACCGCCTCCTGCGGGGGCGGGGTGAGTGGGTGGGCGAGAGCGGTCCTGTCGCTTTAAATCCGAAATCCCGCGCGGGCTCCAGTTCTCGCGATCTCCAAGGTCGCCTACATATTGCCCacaattcccttttctttctctcttctccggCAAGCCAAGATGGTGAGTGATGTCGGCTTTCGTCGTGCCGGCGTCGAGTCCGGCTTCTATCCGCCGCCATCCTCCTCGGGGCGTGGCCGTGCGGGGGTCCCTCCACCGCCGGGCGCTAGGGGAGCCCCCCGGGGCCTGGCAGGGAGGCGCTGGGCCGTGTGTAACCCCAGTGCTGCCCCCGGGAGTGCGGGGCGAGGGCCCGGGCGGGGAGCGCAGCGCCGCAATGCGGGGCTCCTCGGGCGCGCGCGGTTCCGAGTCCGGGGCGGCCGCGGCTGCCGGGCTCACGTCGAGGTGTTGAGCGCCTGACGGCTGGCAGCCTGCGCGGGGCCCCGCACGGCGAGGCGCGGGCCGGGGCTGACTGGGTCCCTCCCTTCTCGCCCAGCCGAAAGGGAAGAAGGCGAAGGGGAAGAAGGTGGCCCCGGCCCCTGCCGTGGTGAAGAAGCAGGAGGCCAAGAAGGTGGTCAACCCCCTGTTCGAGAAGAGGCCCAAGAACTTCGGCATCGGTGAGTGCggccggggcgggaggcggccgcctggagggcgggggcggggcggggcgggggcgctccCGGTGTGCGTGCAGGTGATGTGAAGGAATATTTGCTATCCGAGAGTTGGTGATGACGCTTGAAACCACCAAGATCGCTGATGCACCCGCACCCTCGGGGGCCCTACCGGCAGCGCCGCCGGAGCTTGAGCCGCGCCGACCGTGTTGCCCTCCCCTCAGGACAGGACATCCAGCCCAAGAGGGACCTCACCCGCTTTGTCAAGTGGCCGCGCTACATCCGGCTGCAGCGCCAGAGGGCCATCCTGTATAAACGTCTCAAGGTGCCTCCTGCCATTAACCAGTTCACCCAGGCCTTGGACCGCCAAACAGGTGAGCTGCTGTGGACAAAACCTCCTGGACGGGGGGCTTCCTGGGCAACGGGGTGGTGACCCGGCTGGACCCGCAGATGTTTGGGGGGCGGTGGGTGTTTTCGAGTACGTCAGGTTATCATAACGTAGGAAATCTCTAGTTCCTGGGACCCGAGGGTAGGGGGTGGTGCCGCTGAAGGGATCACTACACAGTGTGAGGGGACAGTGGCCTAGCGTGAGGTCAGGTGGCACAGACCAGAGCCTAAAACACAAGCCTAAACCGTGACTTTTCCAGCTACACAACTGCTTAAGCTGGCCCACAAGTACAGACCAGAGACCAagcaagagaagaagcagaggctGTTGGCCCGGGCCGAGAAGAAAGCTGCCGGCAAAGGGGATGTCCCCACTAAGAGGCCGCCTGTCCTTCGAGCTGGTGAGTGGGCCCCTTCTCCAGGGGTGAGTGGTGGGGCCGGCTGTTGACAATGATGCAGGAATTTCTTCACCTGGAATCTCTGTGAAGAGTAAAATCGAGCTTTTTAACCCTGAGTCACAGCCGGGCCCAGAGTAGTAGGATGGCTTTTGTGAACCTAGCAGCCCCCACGGACTGCTCAGGCTAATGGGTTCTGTGTCCTAGGGGTTAACACTGTCACCACCTTGGTGGAAAACAAGAAGGCTCAGCTGGTAGTGATAGCTCACGACGTGGATCCCATTGAGGTACGTCGAAGTATCCACTATCGAGCCTAGATTGGGTCTTTATGTTGGTATCGGGAAGGCTAAAGCTGAATGTTGTCCGGCACGTTGGGCCAAGGTGGGGTGACCGCTTTCTATTGAGGACGGTACTGACGAGGGATCCGCGTGATAGCCATTACGATGATGTGGATTTCTTACTGAATTAAACCTTGAAGTGCAAATCCAGGAGTTTAATCCTCAGCAGTTGTTACAGAGTTAGGTTTTAAGTTACCGTTTCGGTCAAAATACACTCTAGAGCTAACTCTGTCTTCCAGCTGGTTGTCTTCCTGCCTGCCCTGTGTCGTAAGATGGGGGTTCCTTACTGCATTATCAAGGGGAAGGCCAGGCTGGGGCGTCTGGTCCACAGGAAGACCTGCACCACTGTCGCCTTCACACAGGTTAACTCGTAAGTATGCAAGATGGCTCCAAACTCCCAACAGCCAGTGGAGGTCAGGGACCCCCCCATACACCCAGTTCCCTtaatttctttaggattttaCCTTAAAGATCAAACGTCATACTTTTCTAAAGGAGCGTGTCTGTCTAAATCTTTGCCAATGATGGTTACGAATTTCTTCACCTGAACCAGCCATGTGGTCATACTGTATCTGAGGCAAAGGGCTTGTTGGGTCAGCAAGTCCTCCCTGGTTTTTGGAAGGTAACTGAGAAGAGAAGCTAATGACCCAGATTTTCCCCTGCCTTTTTAGGGAAGACAAGGGAGCTCTGGCTAAGCTGGTAGAAGCCATCCGGACCAATTACAATGACAGATACGATGAGGTAAGTCATTGGTGAGAGGACTGGCTGACTCTGCCCTCCTAAGCACTCCAGTAGGAGACCGCATGAGCTAGCATAGTGGGAGCCTCGACGGCAGATGCTGACCCCTGTGTCTTTGCAGATCCGCCGCCACTGGGGAGGCAATGTCCTGGGTCCGAAGTCAGTGGCTCGCATCGCcaagctggaaaaagcaaaggcTAAAGAACTGGCCACCAAGCTGGGCTAAGTGGACGCTGTTGAATTTTCTgtacataaaagtaataaaaggttCTCTTTCAGTGAGAGTGTCAGTGGGTATTTGGGGTTGAATATACTTGATCTTGTTACTTAAGTTAGAGTTGTTAAAATCCAGGATTTGGATTTGGTGCAGGGCGGGAGTTGGGGGAAGAAGACGTGCTATGTGGGGGGGTGCAAGGTGATGGTTCTGAACAAGCAGCTCACCCACACATTGGTACATGGTACTTGAACCCACTGATTATGATCAGATCGTTGCATAGGTAGAAAAGGCAGGCACGGCATGTGTACTGTATGGATTTATTCATACCACTCATACCTAACCCAcgtaatctttaaaaagaaagcttagaAAATCTGTGACTTAGTGATTATTCAGGAGAGGAGCGGAGCTACTTCAGTAGATCATACACCAGGAGTCCGACGTAGGAATTTCTTAAACCATAGGTAGGATGTAGCTGCACAGAGGCCGTACCTTGGTTGGGTTGAAGAGATGAGCAGTCAGGGtttagaaggggaagaggagggaacagcCAGAGGCAGGGACTTACCAGGTGAGGATGTACTGCATGTGTTCATTCCTCAGAGTGACTCGCGTTTGCCCTCCAATGGGTCCCCCGGGGACTGTGCTCTCTGCAGAGACGGTGGGTTTAGTGTCCACAATCCCTAGGGCAGTTTGGCCAGCTGTCTCCATGGGGCCTTCCAGAGCTCTTTAGAGCTGTCAAATTCAGTGAGGCCTTGGACCTGTAACTAGACCCTGTGGCC
This window contains:
- the RPL7A gene encoding 60S ribosomal protein L7a; amino-acid sequence: MPKGKKAKGKKVAPAPAVVKKQEAKKVVNPLFEKRPKNFGIGQDIQPKRDLTRFVKWPRYIRLQRQRAILYKRLKVPPAINQFTQALDRQTATQLLKLAHKYRPETKQEKKQRLLARAEKKAAGKGDVPTKRPPVLRAGVNTVTTLVENKKAQLVVIAHDVDPIELVVFLPALCRKMGVPYCIIKGKARLGRLVHRKTCTTVAFTQVNSEDKGALAKLVEAIRTNYNDRYDEIRRHWGGNVLGPKSVARIAKLEKAKAKELATKLG